Proteins from one Caulobacter sp. 73W genomic window:
- the bioF gene encoding 8-amino-7-oxononanoate synthase — MDSLQAFAETKLAGLEARSLRRTLKPTHRLDGVWVERGGRRLLSFSCNDYLNLSHHPAVKAAARAAVDLYGVGAGASRLVTGDHPLLSELEARLARLKGTEAACVFGSGYLANTGVIPAFAGPGDLILVDELAHACIWAGAQLSGAEIKAFPHNDVAALRTLLETRRGGFRHVLVATDGVFSMDGDLAPLDQLSAVCREHDAWLLSDDAHGVGVVGGGRGSAHAFPGAEIPLQMGTLSKAVGGYGGYLCGSKAVIDLLKTRARTVIYATGLPPASAAGAIAALDIIENDPELVAAPLAKARLFTRAASLPEATSPIVPVIIGEAAAALDAAAKLEAEGFLAVAIRPPTVPEGTARLRLAFTAAHPEAEILRLAELVRGLIEARATA, encoded by the coding sequence ATGGACAGCCTCCAGGCCTTCGCCGAAACCAAGCTCGCCGGGCTCGAAGCCCGCAGCCTGCGCCGCACCCTCAAGCCGACTCACCGGCTCGACGGCGTGTGGGTGGAGCGTGGCGGCCGGCGCCTGCTGTCCTTTTCCTGCAACGACTACCTGAACCTGTCGCACCACCCGGCGGTGAAGGCCGCGGCGCGGGCCGCCGTGGACCTGTACGGCGTCGGCGCCGGCGCATCGCGGCTGGTGACCGGCGACCACCCCCTGCTGTCGGAGCTTGAAGCCCGCCTCGCCCGCCTGAAAGGCACGGAGGCGGCCTGCGTCTTCGGCTCCGGCTATCTGGCCAACACCGGGGTCATCCCCGCCTTCGCCGGCCCGGGCGACCTGATCCTCGTCGACGAACTGGCCCACGCCTGCATCTGGGCCGGCGCCCAGCTATCGGGAGCCGAGATCAAAGCCTTCCCGCACAACGATGTCGCGGCCCTGCGGACGCTGCTGGAGACGCGTCGCGGCGGCTTCCGCCACGTCCTGGTCGCCACCGACGGCGTGTTCTCCATGGACGGCGACCTGGCGCCGCTGGATCAGCTGTCGGCGGTCTGCCGGGAGCATGACGCCTGGCTGCTGAGCGACGACGCCCACGGCGTCGGCGTGGTCGGCGGCGGGCGCGGTTCGGCCCACGCGTTCCCCGGCGCGGAGATCCCGCTGCAGATGGGCACGCTTTCCAAGGCTGTGGGCGGCTACGGCGGCTATCTGTGCGGCTCGAAGGCGGTGATCGACCTGCTGAAGACCCGCGCCCGCACGGTGATCTACGCCACCGGCCTGCCCCCCGCCTCGGCCGCGGGGGCCATCGCCGCCCTGGACATCATCGAGAACGATCCAGAGCTGGTCGCTGCGCCCCTGGCCAAGGCCCGCCTGTTCACCCGCGCCGCCAGCCTACCCGAGGCGACCAGCCCCATCGTCCCGGTGATCATCGGCGAGGCCGCCGCCGCCCTGGACGCCGCGGCCAAGCTGGAGGCCGAGGGCTTTCTCGCCGTCGCCATCCGACCGCCCACCGTGCCGGAGGGCACGGCGCGTCTGCGCCTGGCCTTCACCGCCGCGCATCCGGAGGCCGAGATCCTCCGCCTCGCCGAACTGGTCCGTGGTCTGATCGAGGCGCGGGCGACGGCATGA
- a CDS encoding peptidylprolyl isomerase, with protein sequence MIRSLTFAAVVAAVAAPALAQPGAADWRTPDPENVLVVDTNKGRIIAELSPEAAPNHAVRVRELARAGFYDGRSFFRVIDQFMAQTGDPKDDGTGGSEKDDLVAEFTWRRGADSQFSTVAQPAGAELGFVGAMPAMSQTMALAVMTADRKVSAWGMFCPGVLGMARGDNPDSANSQFFFMRQAYPSLDKRYTAFGRVLSGLNAVRSIKTGEPVAAPQDVMQKVRVLADIPAKERPSVRVIDTRSAWFKAEVDRVKATRGADFSPCDVDIATEVK encoded by the coding sequence ATGATCCGATCGCTTACCTTCGCCGCCGTTGTCGCGGCTGTCGCCGCTCCGGCGCTCGCCCAGCCCGGCGCCGCCGACTGGCGCACGCCGGACCCCGAAAATGTCCTGGTGGTCGACACCAACAAGGGCCGGATCATCGCCGAGCTGTCGCCCGAGGCCGCCCCGAACCATGCCGTTCGCGTCCGCGAACTGGCCCGCGCCGGTTTCTATGACGGCCGCAGCTTTTTCCGCGTCATCGACCAGTTCATGGCCCAGACGGGGGATCCCAAGGACGACGGCACCGGTGGTTCCGAAAAGGACGACCTCGTCGCCGAGTTCACGTGGCGGCGCGGCGCGGATTCGCAGTTCTCGACCGTGGCCCAGCCGGCCGGCGCGGAGCTGGGCTTCGTCGGCGCGATGCCGGCCATGAGCCAGACCATGGCCTTGGCCGTCATGACCGCCGACCGAAAGGTCTCGGCCTGGGGGATGTTCTGCCCGGGCGTGCTGGGCATGGCCCGCGGCGACAACCCGGACTCGGCCAACAGCCAATTCTTCTTCATGCGCCAGGCCTATCCGTCGCTGGACAAGCGCTACACCGCCTTTGGCCGGGTGCTGAGCGGTCTGAACGCCGTACGTTCGATCAAGACCGGCGAGCCGGTCGCCGCGCCGCAGGACGTCATGCAGAAGGTGCGTGTCCTGGCCGATATCCCGGCCAAGGAGCGCCCGTCGGTCCGCGTGATCGACACCCGCAGCGCCTGGTTCAAGGCCGAAGTCGACCGGGTCAAGGCGACGCGGGGCGCCGATTTTTCACCATGCGACGTCGACATCGCCACAGAAGTGAAATAG
- a CDS encoding superoxide dismutase family protein, protein MRLLALAAATALVATAAVAQTPPSAEIKNNAGAVVGSATFKEGPKGVLVQVKVTGLTPGWHGIHFHAVGDCSDTAKFQKSGAHINHGGDHKLPHGLLNPAGNDFGELPNIFAAADGVAEAQLWTSLVSWSGKDGRPALTDADGSALVIHANQDDHLSQPIGGAGDRVACAVIK, encoded by the coding sequence ATGCGCCTGCTCGCTCTCGCCGCCGCGACCGCCCTCGTCGCCACCGCCGCTGTCGCCCAGACGCCGCCCTCCGCCGAGATCAAGAATAACGCCGGCGCCGTGGTCGGCTCGGCCACATTCAAGGAAGGTCCCAAGGGCGTCCTGGTGCAGGTGAAGGTCACCGGCCTGACGCCGGGCTGGCACGGCATCCACTTCCACGCCGTGGGCGACTGCTCTGACACGGCCAAGTTCCAGAAGTCGGGCGCCCACATCAATCACGGCGGCGACCACAAGCTGCCGCACGGCCTGCTGAACCCGGCCGGCAACGACTTCGGCGAGCTGCCGAACATCTTCGCCGCCGCCGACGGCGTGGCCGAAGCCCAGCTTTGGACCAGCCTGGTGTCCTGGAGCGGCAAGGACGGCCGCCCCGCCCTGACCGACGCCGACGGCTCGGCCCTGGTCATTCACGCCAACCAGGACGACCACCTCAGCCAGCCGATCGGCGGCGCCGGCGACCGCGTCGCCTGCGCGGTGATCAAGTAG
- a CDS encoding endonuclease/exonuclease/phosphatase family protein, with translation MLEARRELVLNLALLLLRAGALAVALGCALLAIAAQGGRWSATLDTAAHFSPLWLVGGLLAALLGALVSRGEERRATLTVAATAVVLSALQMTPELWARATQKTVEDPKGETLKIVQFNAWGDNADPEGSARWVIAQDADIVLVEESYGGRGRFHKLLREAYPYRTGCARTRPCQNLILSKMKPTEQGDFADRPGERNGRPFLSVLYAKFGRGDGAFTAMNAHYAWPWPAGYQQEQSAALAEKLNGFDRDNLILTGDFNSTPWSFTLQRQDKAFGLERRTRAMPSWPARFERTGFQPSFPILPIDHVYAGKAWRTVKVERGPRLGSDHRPVVVTLVRTP, from the coding sequence GTGCTAGAGGCACGCCGTGAACTCGTTCTGAACCTTGCCCTTCTGCTTCTACGGGCCGGCGCCCTGGCCGTGGCGCTGGGATGCGCGCTGCTGGCGATCGCGGCCCAGGGCGGCCGCTGGTCCGCCACGCTGGACACCGCCGCGCACTTCTCGCCCCTGTGGCTGGTCGGCGGGCTGCTGGCCGCCCTGCTGGGCGCGCTGGTGTCCCGCGGCGAGGAGCGCCGCGCGACCCTGACGGTCGCCGCCACCGCCGTCGTGCTGTCGGCCCTGCAGATGACGCCTGAGCTTTGGGCCCGCGCGACTCAAAAGACGGTCGAGGATCCCAAGGGCGAGACCCTGAAGATCGTCCAGTTCAACGCCTGGGGCGACAACGCGGACCCGGAAGGCTCCGCCCGGTGGGTGATCGCCCAGGACGCCGACATCGTGCTGGTCGAGGAAAGCTATGGCGGCCGTGGACGCTTCCACAAGCTGCTCCGCGAGGCCTATCCCTACCGCACCGGCTGCGCCAGGACGCGCCCCTGCCAGAACCTGATCCTCAGCAAGATGAAGCCGACCGAACAGGGCGACTTCGCCGATCGTCCGGGCGAGCGGAACGGCCGCCCCTTCCTGTCGGTGCTCTACGCCAAGTTCGGGCGTGGCGACGGCGCGTTCACCGCCATGAACGCCCACTACGCCTGGCCATGGCCGGCGGGCTATCAGCAGGAACAGTCCGCCGCCTTGGCCGAGAAGCTGAACGGCTTTGATCGCGACAACCTGATCCTGACCGGGGATTTCAACTCCACCCCTTGGTCCTTCACCCTGCAGCGGCAGGACAAGGCGTTCGGCCTGGAACGGCGCACGCGCGCCATGCCCAGCTGGCCCGCCCGTTTCGAGCGCACCGGCTTCCAGCCGTCATTTCCGATTTTGCCGATTGATCACGTCTACGCCGGCAAGGCCTGGCGGACGGTGAAGGTCGAGCGGGGTCCGAGACTTGGCTCGGACCACCGCCCGGTAGTCGTTACGTTGGTCCGGACGCCTTAG
- a CDS encoding adenosylmethionine--8-amino-7-oxononanoate transaminase: protein MKTASAPLAVKATRGARLVLEDGRELVDGVASWWTACHGYNHPHIAAAVREQLERMPHVMFGGLAHEPGYRLAQRLAGLLPGDLNHVFLAESGSVSVEIAMKMAVQAHLNRGERGRSKFLAFRGGYHGDTLATMTVCDPEEGMHALFAGVMPSQVIGDLPVDTASEAALDALLAERGGEIAAMLVEPLVQGAGGMLMHEPEVLRRLRRLADRHGVLLIFDEIFTGFGRTGTLFAMEAAGVVPDIVTLSKALTGGTLPLSAAVARSTLFEAFWSDRADAALMHGPTYMANPLACAAANASLDLLEAGGWKADVPRIAAALAEGLEPCRGLPGVADVRVLGAIGVVEMKEAVNTSVLTDRFVEQGAWIRPFGKIVYLTPAFVTSDAELEILTRAIRTALA, encoded by the coding sequence ATGAAGACCGCTTCCGCGCCCCTGGCGGTGAAGGCCACGCGCGGCGCGCGGCTGGTGCTGGAGGACGGGCGGGAGCTGGTCGACGGCGTAGCGTCCTGGTGGACGGCCTGCCATGGCTACAACCATCCGCACATCGCCGCCGCCGTGCGCGAGCAGCTGGAGCGCATGCCTCACGTGATGTTCGGGGGGCTGGCGCACGAGCCGGGTTATCGGCTGGCCCAGCGTCTGGCGGGGCTGCTGCCCGGCGACCTGAATCACGTGTTCCTGGCCGAAAGCGGCTCCGTCTCGGTGGAGATCGCCATGAAGATGGCGGTGCAGGCCCATCTGAACCGGGGCGAGCGGGGGCGGTCGAAGTTCCTGGCCTTCCGGGGCGGCTATCACGGCGACACCCTGGCCACGATGACGGTCTGCGATCCGGAGGAGGGTATGCACGCCCTGTTCGCCGGGGTGATGCCGTCGCAGGTGATCGGCGACCTGCCCGTGGATACGGCGTCTGAGGCGGCGCTGGACGCCCTGCTGGCGGAGCGCGGCGGGGAGATCGCCGCCATGCTGGTCGAGCCGCTGGTCCAGGGGGCGGGCGGCATGCTGATGCATGAGCCCGAAGTGCTGCGCCGGCTTCGGCGTCTGGCCGACCGCCATGGCGTGCTGCTGATCTTCGACGAGATATTCACCGGTTTCGGCCGCACCGGGACCCTGTTCGCCATGGAGGCGGCCGGAGTGGTTCCCGACATCGTCACCCTGTCCAAGGCGTTGACCGGCGGCACCCTGCCGCTGTCCGCCGCCGTGGCGCGGTCGACGTTGTTCGAGGCGTTCTGGAGCGACCGGGCCGATGCGGCCCTGATGCATGGGCCCACCTACATGGCCAATCCGCTGGCTTGCGCGGCGGCCAATGCGTCGCTGGACCTGCTGGAGGCGGGGGGCTGGAAGGCGGACGTGCCGCGTATCGCCGCCGCTCTCGCCGAGGGGCTGGAGCCCTGTCGCGGCCTGCCCGGCGTCGCCGATGTCCGCGTGCTGGGCGCGATCGGGGTGGTGGAAATGAAGGAGGCGGTGAACACTTCCGTGCTCACCGACCGCTTTGTCGAACAGGGGGCCTGGATCCGGCCGTTCGGCAAGATCGTCTATCTGACCCCGGCGTTCGTGACCTCCGACGCGGAGCTTGAGATTCTCACGAGGGCGATCCGTACGGCGCTGGCCTAA
- the bioD gene encoding dethiobiotin synthase yields MSTLFVTATGTDVGKTYVACAVIRALRAAGRPVRAFKPVVSGFDPTEAEASDPGRLRAALGTGAPPLEAIAPLRFAAPLSPPLAARMEGVSLSLDHLETLCRDQMGGDSLLLIEGAGGVMSPLTDGETNLDLIERLGAAVILVTGSYLGTISHTLTAIEVLRARRVAVAAVVMSESEDAPDLTETAAGLSAFIPGVPLFTAPRDAGGWDASDLAGGLNL; encoded by the coding sequence ATGAGCACCCTGTTCGTCACCGCCACTGGCACCGATGTCGGCAAGACCTATGTCGCCTGCGCCGTGATCCGCGCCCTGCGCGCGGCGGGCCGCCCCGTCCGGGCCTTCAAGCCCGTGGTCAGCGGCTTTGATCCCACGGAGGCGGAGGCCAGCGACCCCGGCCGCCTGCGTGCCGCGCTCGGGACCGGCGCGCCGCCGCTGGAAGCGATCGCTCCCCTGCGTTTCGCCGCTCCCCTCTCCCCGCCCCTGGCGGCGCGCATGGAGGGCGTCAGCCTGTCGCTCGATCATCTGGAAACGCTCTGCCGGGACCAGATGGGCGGCGACAGCCTGCTGCTGATCGAAGGCGCCGGCGGGGTGATGTCTCCTCTCACCGACGGTGAGACCAATCTGGACCTGATCGAACGGCTCGGTGCGGCGGTCATCCTGGTCACCGGCAGCTATCTGGGCACGATCAGCCATACCCTGACGGCCATCGAGGTGCTGAGGGCGCGCCGGGTCGCGGTAGCCGCCGTGGTCATGAGCGAAAGCGAGGACGCACCTGATCTGACGGAGACCGCCGCCGGCTTGTCCGCGTTCATTCCGGGTGTTCCGTTGTTCACCGCGCCGCGAGACGCAGGCGGGTGGGATGCGTCAGACCTAGCTGGCGGCCTGAACCTCTAA
- the queA gene encoding tRNA preQ1(34) S-adenosylmethionine ribosyltransferase-isomerase QueA, translating to MRLSDFDFDLPEDRIALRPAQPRDSARLLLVQPGEEMSDLIVRDLPGLLQPGDALVFNDTRVIPARLAGTRERDGNVTVVEATLHKRVAADRWTAFMRPGKRLKVGDRVVFGQAEDRACEGERLDATVMEKHDGGEVLLAFDLSGPALDQAINTRGDMPLPPYIAAKRGEDAQDRSDYQTVYAREDGSVAAPTAGLHFTPELLAAIRERGVSTHFVTLHVGAGTFLPVKTDEVSEHKMHAEFGVVPRETADALNAVHAAGGRIICVGTTSLRLLESATGEDGVIRPFADDTAIFITPGYRFRAADGLMTNFHLPKSTLFMLVSAFAGQDTMRAAYEHAIADGYRFYSYGDGSLLWRAA from the coding sequence ATGCGCCTGTCCGATTTCGATTTCGACCTGCCCGAAGACCGCATCGCCCTGCGGCCGGCCCAGCCGCGCGATTCCGCGCGCCTGCTGCTGGTCCAGCCGGGGGAGGAGATGTCGGACCTGATCGTCCGCGACCTGCCCGGACTGCTGCAGCCCGGCGACGCCCTGGTCTTCAACGACACCCGGGTGATCCCGGCTCGTCTGGCGGGCACGCGGGAGCGTGACGGCAATGTCACCGTGGTCGAAGCGACGCTGCACAAGCGCGTGGCCGCCGACCGCTGGACCGCCTTCATGCGGCCGGGCAAGCGCCTGAAGGTCGGTGATCGGGTCGTCTTCGGACAGGCCGAGGATCGCGCCTGCGAGGGCGAGCGGCTGGACGCCACTGTGATGGAGAAGCACGACGGCGGCGAGGTGCTGCTGGCCTTCGATCTGTCGGGACCGGCCCTGGACCAGGCGATCAACACCCGGGGCGACATGCCCCTGCCGCCCTATATCGCCGCCAAGCGGGGCGAGGACGCCCAGGACCGCAGCGACTACCAGACCGTCTATGCGCGCGAGGACGGCTCCGTCGCCGCGCCGACCGCCGGCCTGCACTTCACGCCCGAACTGCTGGCGGCGATCCGCGAGCGGGGCGTCTCCACCCACTTCGTCACCCTGCACGTCGGGGCCGGCACCTTCCTGCCGGTGAAGACCGACGAGGTGTCCGAGCACAAGATGCACGCCGAGTTCGGCGTTGTGCCGCGCGAGACCGCCGACGCCCTGAACGCGGTCCATGCGGCCGGGGGGCGGATCATCTGCGTGGGCACGACGTCCCTGCGCCTGCTGGAAAGCGCGACGGGGGAGGATGGGGTCATCCGTCCCTTCGCCGACGACACGGCCATCTTCATCACGCCCGGCTACCGCTTCCGCGCCGCCGACGGGCTGATGACCAATTTCCACCTGCCCAAATCGACCCTGTTCATGCTGGTCAGCGCCTTCGCCGGGCAGGACACCATGCGCGCCGCCTATGAGCACGCCATCGCCGACGGATACCGCTTCTATTCCTATGGCGACGGCAGCCTGCTATGGCGGGCCGCCTGA
- a CDS encoding peptidylprolyl isomerase, with protein sequence MSTDPENTIVMTLESGPVVIRLRPDLAPGHVARIKELAREGFYDGVTFHRVIPGFMAQGGDPTGTGRGGSDKPDLKAEFSNAEHVRGVCSMARTPDPNSANSQFFICFDEVTFLDGQYTVWGEVVEGMDNVDALPVGEPPQNPGKILSFKVAADA encoded by the coding sequence ATGAGCACCGATCCTGAAAACACCATCGTCATGACCCTGGAAAGCGGTCCTGTCGTCATCCGCCTCCGTCCCGACCTGGCTCCCGGCCACGTCGCACGGATCAAGGAACTGGCCCGCGAGGGTTTTTATGACGGCGTGACCTTCCACCGCGTCATCCCCGGCTTCATGGCCCAAGGCGGCGATCCGACCGGCACTGGCCGCGGCGGTTCGGACAAGCCGGACCTGAAGGCGGAGTTCTCCAACGCCGAGCACGTCCGTGGCGTCTGCTCCATGGCCCGCACGCCGGATCCGAACTCGGCCAACAGCCAGTTCTTCATCTGCTTCGACGAAGTCACCTTCCTGGACGGTCAATACACCGTGTGGGGTGAAGTGGTCGAAGGCATGGACAATGTGGACGCTCTGCCGGTCGGCGAGCCGCCGCAGAACCCGGGCAAGATCCTGAGCTTCAAGGTCGCCGCTGACGCCTAA
- the coaD gene encoding pantetheine-phosphate adenylyltransferase: protein MSFVGLYPGTFDPITNGHLDIIGRAVKLVDKLVIGVAVNAGKGPMFPLEERVEIIRRETAQFAGKTEIVVQPFESLLMNFAREVGAKIIVRGLRAVADFEYEFQMTAMNQQLDREIETVFLMADPRHQAIASRLVKEIALLGGDVSKFVPPGVRDELMAKVARP from the coding sequence TTGTCTTTCGTCGGTCTCTATCCGGGCACTTTCGACCCGATCACCAACGGTCACCTGGACATCATCGGGCGGGCAGTGAAGCTGGTCGACAAGCTGGTCATCGGCGTGGCGGTCAATGCCGGCAAGGGGCCGATGTTCCCCCTTGAGGAGCGGGTGGAGATCATCCGCCGCGAAACCGCCCAGTTCGCCGGTAAGACCGAGATCGTGGTCCAGCCGTTCGAAAGCCTGCTGATGAATTTCGCCCGCGAGGTCGGCGCCAAGATCATCGTGCGCGGCCTGCGGGCCGTGGCCGACTTCGAATACGAGTTCCAGATGACGGCCATGAACCAGCAGCTCGATCGCGAGATCGAGACGGTGTTCCTGATGGCCGATCCCCGCCACCAGGCCATCGCCTCGCGGCTGGTCAAGGAGATCGCCCTGCTGGGGGGCGACGTCTCCAAATTTGTTCCGCCGGGCGTGCGCGACGAGCTGATGGCCAAGGTCGCTCGCCCTTAA
- the gyrA gene encoding DNA gyrase subunit A, with the protein MSVIVSRALPDVRDGLKPVHRRIFYSMHDLGMTPEKSYSKSARVVGDVLGRFHPHGDASVYFAMVRMAQPFSMNLVLIDGQGNFGSIDGDMPAAMRYTESRMAPPTTALLADIDKDTVDFQENYDGKELEPVVLPARIPNLLVNGAGGIAVGMATNIPPHNLGEVVDAALAMIDTPDIALDDLLDIVPGPDFPTGGEIIGRSGPRQALQTGRGSVIMRGIATVEEIRQGRDAIIITAIPFQVNKASLVEHIAEMVRDKKIEGVADLRDESDRDGMRIVIELKREASGDVLLNQLYRYTSLQTSFGVNMLALNRGRPEQMGLREMLTAFIDFREEVVVRRTKFELGKARDRGHVLVGLAIAVANIDEFIHIIRSSKDPAEARERLCDRNWPAGDMIPLVELIADPRTVMLEGGNVRLTDEQARAILALTLSRLTGLGRDEIFEEAGTLATAIRGYLELLSDRANIMAVVREELVEVKTRFAIPRRTTIVDGEAGVDDEDLIPREEMVVTVTHGGYVKRTALANYRTQHRGGKGRSGMATKEEDAVTRVFSASTHAPVLFFTSGGKVYKLKVWRLPLGNPTSRGKAFVNLLPIEPGEQITSILPLPEDEATWDRLDVMFATESGNVRRNKLSDFADIRRNGKIAMKLDENDHIVGVNLCTADNDVLLTTAMARCIRFAVDEVRVFAGRESTGVRGVRLAEGDTVISMAILRSVDASPAERTAYLKQANALRAATGEGEADAAPAPEEEEEGVDGAVSLSVERFAELGAAEEFVLTVSSEGFGKRTSAYDYRRTGRGGQGLLAQDITKRGGRLAASFPVEESDEILLVTDAGQLIRCPVGQIRVAARNTQGVTIFRKSGDEHVVSVERLAEAAGGDEEESGADETP; encoded by the coding sequence ATGAGCGTGATCGTCAGCCGCGCCCTGCCGGACGTGCGCGACGGTCTGAAACCCGTCCATCGGCGCATCTTCTATTCGATGCACGATCTGGGGATGACGCCGGAGAAGTCGTACTCGAAGTCGGCCCGCGTGGTCGGTGACGTGCTGGGTCGTTTCCACCCGCACGGCGACGCCTCGGTCTATTTCGCCATGGTCCGCATGGCCCAGCCGTTCTCGATGAACCTGGTGCTGATCGACGGTCAGGGCAATTTCGGCTCCATCGACGGCGATATGCCGGCGGCCATGCGCTACACGGAAAGCCGCATGGCGCCGCCGACCACGGCGCTGCTGGCCGATATCGACAAGGACACCGTCGACTTCCAGGAGAACTACGACGGCAAGGAACTGGAGCCGGTCGTTCTTCCGGCCCGCATTCCAAACCTGCTGGTCAACGGCGCGGGCGGCATCGCCGTCGGCATGGCCACCAACATCCCGCCGCACAACCTGGGCGAAGTCGTCGACGCCGCGCTGGCGATGATCGACACGCCCGACATCGCGCTGGACGACCTGCTGGACATCGTGCCGGGGCCGGACTTCCCGACCGGCGGCGAGATTATCGGCCGCTCGGGCCCGCGCCAGGCGCTGCAGACGGGCCGCGGCTCGGTCATCATGCGCGGCATCGCGACGGTGGAGGAAATCCGCCAGGGCCGCGACGCCATCATCATCACGGCCATCCCGTTCCAGGTGAACAAGGCCAGCCTGGTCGAGCACATCGCCGAGATGGTGCGCGACAAGAAGATCGAGGGCGTCGCCGACCTGCGGGACGAAAGCGACCGCGACGGCATGCGCATCGTGATCGAGCTGAAGCGCGAAGCCTCGGGCGACGTGCTGCTGAACCAGCTCTATCGCTACACCTCGCTGCAGACCTCGTTCGGGGTCAACATGCTGGCGCTGAACCGCGGACGGCCCGAGCAGATGGGTCTGCGCGAGATGCTGACGGCGTTCATCGACTTCCGCGAGGAAGTCGTCGTCCGCCGCACCAAGTTCGAACTGGGCAAGGCGCGCGATCGCGGCCACGTCTTGGTCGGTCTGGCCATCGCCGTGGCCAACATCGACGAGTTCATCCACATCATCCGCTCGTCCAAGGACCCGGCGGAGGCGCGCGAGCGTCTGTGCGACCGCAACTGGCCGGCCGGCGACATGATCCCGCTGGTCGAGCTGATCGCCGACCCGCGCACCGTCATGCTGGAAGGCGGCAATGTCCGCCTGACCGACGAACAGGCCCGCGCCATCTTGGCCCTGACCCTCTCGCGTCTGACCGGCCTGGGCCGTGACGAAATCTTCGAGGAAGCGGGCACGCTGGCGACCGCGATCCGCGGCTATCTGGAACTGCTGTCCGACCGCGCCAACATCATGGCCGTGGTTCGCGAAGAGCTGGTCGAGGTGAAGACCCGCTTCGCCATCCCCCGCCGCACGACCATCGTCGACGGCGAGGCTGGCGTTGACGACGAAGACCTGATCCCCCGCGAGGAGATGGTCGTCACCGTCACCCACGGCGGTTACGTCAAGCGCACCGCGCTGGCGAACTACCGGACGCAGCATCGCGGCGGCAAGGGCCGCTCGGGCATGGCGACGAAGGAAGAAGATGCGGTCACCCGCGTATTTTCGGCCTCGACCCACGCGCCGGTGCTGTTCTTCACCTCGGGCGGCAAGGTCTACAAGCTGAAGGTCTGGCGCCTGCCGCTGGGCAATCCGACCTCGCGCGGCAAGGCGTTCGTGAACCTGCTGCCGATCGAGCCGGGCGAACAGATCACCTCCATCCTGCCGTTGCCGGAGGACGAGGCCACCTGGGATCGGCTGGACGTGATGTTCGCCACCGAGTCCGGCAATGTGCGCCGCAACAAGCTGTCGGACTTCGCCGACATCCGGCGCAACGGCAAGATCGCCATGAAGCTGGACGAGAACGACCACATCGTGGGCGTGAATCTCTGCACGGCCGACAACGACGTCCTGCTGACCACCGCCATGGCGCGCTGCATCCGCTTCGCCGTGGACGAAGTGCGCGTCTTCGCCGGCCGTGAATCCACCGGCGTGCGCGGCGTGCGTCTGGCCGAGGGCGACACCGTCATCTCCATGGCCATCCTGCGCAGCGTGGACGCCAGTCCCGCCGAGCGGACGGCCTATCTCAAGCAGGCCAACGCCCTGCGCGCCGCCACGGGCGAGGGGGAGGCGGACGCCGCCCCGGCTCCTGAGGAGGAAGAAGAGGGCGTCGACGGCGCCGTCTCGCTCAGCGTCGAGCGCTTCGCCGAACTGGGCGCGGCGGAAGAGTTCGTCCTCACCGTCTCGTCCGAGGGCTTCGGCAAGCGGACCAGCGCCTACGACTATCGTCGCACGGGCCGTGGCGGCCAGGGTCTGCTGGCGCAGGACATCACCAAGCGCGGCGGCAGGCTGGCGGCTTCGTTCCCGGTTGAGGAAAGTGATGAAATCCTTCTGGTGACAGACGCGGGGCAATTGATACGTTGCCCCGTCGGCCAGATCCGTGTTGCAGCGCGAAACACCCAGGGCGTGACCATCTTCCGCAAGTCGGGCGATGAGCACGTGGTGAGTGTCGAGCGTCTGGCGGAAGCCGCTGGCGGCGACGAAGAGGAAAGCGGGGCGGACGAGACCCCGTAG